A genome region from Heptranchias perlo isolate sHepPer1 chromosome 32, sHepPer1.hap1, whole genome shotgun sequence includes the following:
- the ints11 gene encoding integrator complex subunit 11 yields MPEIKVTPLGAGQDVGRSCILVTIGGKNVMLDCGMHMGYNDDRRFPDFSYITQNGRLTEFLDCVIISHFHLDHCGALPYMSEMIGYDGPIYMTHPTKAICPILLEDYRKITVDKKGETNFFTSQMIKDCMKKVVAVHLHQTVQVDDELEIKAYYAGHVLGAAMVHIRVGSESVVYTGDYNMTPDRHLGAAWIDKCRPDLFISESTYATTIRDSKRCRERDFLKKVHDAIEKGGKVLIPVFALGRAQELCILLETFWERMNLKAPIYFSTGLTEKANHYYKLFITWTNQKIRKTFVQRNMFEFKHIKTFDRTYADNPGPMVVFATPGMLHAGQSLQIFRKWAGNDKNMVIMPGYCVQGTVGHKILNGQRKLELEGRQTLEVKMQVEYMSFSAHADAKGIMQLIRQAEPQNVLLVHGEAKKMGFLKQKIEQEFGINCYMPANGETATIVTNPNIPVDISLGLLKRDSTLGPLPDPKKPKLMHGTLIIKDNSLRLVSPEQAVKELGLSEHHLRYTCKVQIQDHHSEQDTLNRIYNHLKNILKDYPIQHLPDGSVMVESILIKISAMSDDQSTKDVLVSWTYQDEELGSYLITLLKKGLPQSIAL; encoded by the exons ATGCCTGAAATAAAAGTCACACCGTTGG GGGCGGGCCAGGATGTGGGCCGTAGCTGTATCCTGGTCACAATTGGTGGGAAAAACGTGATGCTGGATTGTGGAATGCACATGGGATATAATGATGAT AGACGCTTTCCTGATTTCTCTTACATAACTCAAAATGGAAGACTGACAGAATTCCTCGACTGTGTCATCATCAG TCATTTTCACCTGGACCACTGTGGTGCCCTTCCATACATGAGTGAGATGATTGGTTACGATGGTCCTATATACATGACACACCCTACAAAAGCCATTTGTCCAATCCTTTTAGAAGATTATAGGAAGATTACAGTTGATAAGAAAGGAGAGACCAACTTCTTTACTTCTCAGATGATAAAAGACTGCATGAAGAAAGTTGTAGCTGTTCATCTGCATCAAACAGTACAG GTTGATGATGAGCTCGAAATTAAAGCATATTACGCTGGACATGTGCTCGGTGCAGCCATGGTTCACATCCGGGTGGGCTCAGAATCGGTGGTGTATACT GGCGATTACAACATGACACCAGATCGACATTTAGG GGCTGCTTGGATTGACAAGTGTCGCCCTGATTTATTCATTTCTGAATCTACATATGCTACGACAATCCGAGACTCAAAGCGTTGCCGAGAAAGAGACTTTCTGAAGAAAGTGCATGATGCAATAGAAAAGGGTGGAAAG GTGCTGATTCCTGTATTTGCCCTCGGACGAGCCCAGGAGCTTTGCATTCTGCTGGAAACCTTCTG GGAGCGAATGAACTTGAAGGCACCCATTTACTTCTCAACTGGACTGACTGAAAAAGCCAATCATTATTATAAATTATTTATTACGTGGACCAATCAAAAAATTAGGAAGACATTTGTGCAGAGAAATATGTTTGAGTTCAAACACATCAAGACATTTGATAGGACCTACGCTGACAACCCCGGACCAATG GTTGTCTTTGCTACACCAGGCATGCTTCACGCTGGACAGTCCCTGCAGATTTTCAGGAAATGGGCAGGCAATGATAAAAATATG GTCATTATGCCGGGGTACTGTGTACAAGGAACGGTGGGACATAAAATCCTAAATGGACAACGGAAACTTGAACTGGAGGGGAGACAAACT CTAGAAGTGAAGATGCAGGTGGAATACATGTCATTCAGTGCACATGCTGACGCCAAAGGCATCATGCAACTTATCCGTCAAGCAGAACCGCAAAATGTGCTGCTGGTCCATGGGGAGGCTAAGAAAATGGGATTCCTTAAACAGAAAATTGAGCAGGAGTTTG GTATTAATTGCTACATGCCAGCCAATGGAGAGACAGCTACAATAGTTACTAATCCCAATATTCCTGTGGATATTTCTCTCGGCCTGCTGAAGAGGGATTCAACTCTTG GTCCGTTACCTGATCCAAAGAAACCTAAACTAATGCATGGTACACTGATTATAAAGGATAAT AGCCTTCGCCTGGTTTCACCTGAACAGGCTGTTAAAGAGTTGGGTCTCAGTGAGCACCATCTTCGTTATACATGCAAAGTTCAGATACAGGACCACCACTCAGAACAGGACACCTTAAACCGAATATACAACCATCTGAAAAA CATTTTGAAAGACTATCCCATTCAGCACCTCCCTGATGGCtctgtgatggtggagtccaTTCTCATTAAAATCAGTGCAATGTCTGATGATCAGAGTACTAAAGATGTGCTCGTTTCTTGGACCTACCAG gATGAAGAATTGGGCAGTTACCTGATAACCCTATTAAAGAAAGGGCTGCCTCAGTCTATTGCTCTCTGA